In Hoeflea ulvae, one genomic interval encodes:
- a CDS encoding PIN domain-containing protein: MIGIDTNIIVRLLTRDDKTQFDAAVALVKASGADRPLFVNPMVIAETIWVLERVYKTDRETARSQVAGLLDTVEIKVPEMLHMKNWAEWLHSPHPDFSDVVIAGINRDNGCEKTMTFDKKAAASVPGMELLS; encoded by the coding sequence ATGATCGGGATTGACACCAACATCATCGTCCGGCTTCTGACCCGGGATGACAAGACGCAATTTGATGCTGCGGTAGCACTGGTCAAGGCCAGCGGCGCCGACAGACCGCTCTTCGTCAACCCGATGGTCATTGCCGAGACCATCTGGGTGCTGGAACGGGTGTACAAGACTGATCGGGAAACCGCGCGCAGCCAGGTGGCGGGTTTGCTCGACACGGTGGAAATCAAGGTGCCGGAGATGTTGCATATGAAAAACTGGGCCGAATGGCTGCATTCGCCACATCCGGATTTTTCCGATGTCGTCATCGCCGGGATCAACCGGGACAATGGCTGCGAGAAGACCATGACCTTTGACAAAAAGGCCGCCGCATCCGTGCCCGGCATGGAGTTGTTGTCGTGA
- the map gene encoding type I methionyl aminopeptidase yields the protein MIALVVTTQEELEKLREIGRICANTIQVMARAMEPGMTTRELDLVGRQYLEAHDALSAPEFCYEFPGATCISVNEEVAHGVPGDRVIAPGDLVNIDVSALKDGYFGDTGASFGVAPVAQKTARLLRDGKRALSTGLTQVRSGAGYGAIGDAVGKFARKNGYTLIRNLASHGVGQSLHEDPTEIATWPDRHEKRVMKEGQVFTVEPFLSLGATFAEDDDEGSSWTLHSVPRALTVQFEHTVVAGRNGPIILTFPD from the coding sequence ATGATCGCCTTGGTGGTCACGACGCAAGAAGAGCTGGAAAAGCTCAGAGAGATCGGGCGCATATGCGCCAACACCATACAGGTGATGGCCAGGGCGATGGAGCCGGGCATGACCACCCGCGAGCTGGATCTGGTCGGACGGCAGTATCTCGAGGCGCATGATGCGCTCTCGGCGCCGGAATTCTGTTACGAATTTCCGGGCGCCACCTGCATTTCGGTCAATGAGGAAGTGGCCCACGGCGTTCCCGGAGACCGCGTCATCGCGCCCGGCGATCTCGTCAATATCGATGTGTCTGCGCTCAAGGACGGCTATTTCGGCGACACCGGCGCCTCCTTTGGCGTTGCTCCGGTGGCGCAGAAGACCGCGCGCCTGCTGCGTGACGGAAAACGGGCGCTGTCGACGGGGCTCACCCAGGTCAGAAGCGGCGCCGGCTATGGCGCCATCGGTGACGCGGTCGGCAAATTCGCCAGGAAGAATGGCTATACGCTCATCCGCAATCTCGCCAGCCACGGTGTCGGCCAGTCCCTGCATGAAGATCCCACGGAAATCGCGACCTGGCCCGACCGGCACGAAAAGCGCGTGATGAAGGAAGGCCAGGTCTTCACCGTCGAGCCGTTCCTGTCCCTGGGCGCCACCTTCGCCGAAGACGACGACGAGGGCTCAAGCTGGACCCTGCACTCGGTTCCGCGCGCCTTGACGGTGCAATTCGAGCACACGGTCGTTGCCGGCCGCAACGGTCCGATCATCCTCACATTTCCCGATTGA
- a CDS encoding AbrB/MazE/SpoVT family DNA-binding domain-containing protein: MRRGKEMGIESKITSKGQTTIPIEVRDYLKIGAGDRIGYEFVKGKVVLVPKNRSALDFAGVLFEPDRAPVSVETMNEAIGEVISDRYEHSHDRD; this comes from the coding sequence ATGCGTAGAGGTAAGGAAATGGGCATCGAATCCAAGATTACCAGCAAGGGTCAGACGACGATTCCGATCGAGGTGCGGGACTATCTCAAGATCGGCGCGGGCGATCGCATCGGCTATGAATTCGTCAAGGGCAAGGTTGTGCTGGTTCCAAAGAACCGAAGCGCGCTCGATTTTGCAGGCGTTCTCTTCGAGCCGGATCGCGCGCCGGTTTCAGTGGAGACCATGAACGAGGCAATCGGCGAGGTCATTTCCGATCGGTACGAGCACTCGCATGATCGGGATTGA
- a CDS encoding glycosyltransferase, with protein MSKVAATQTGVQGGKAASARAFVTLVTNADYAMGAVALARSIGLSGSAADIVVLHTGAVVGADLAPLAALGCRLVEVDHLPLSDAFNQRHARGNLHAAAPFAKGRKPAFHSPLDNFCKLRLWQLTEYEACVFIDADALVLRNIDRLFDYPEFSAAPNVYESLGDFHRLNSGVFVARPSEATFAAMLDMLDQPEVFWRRTDQTFLETFFPDWHGLPVFMNMLQYVWFNLPELWDWKQIGVLHYQYEKPWEAGHPRSAELKPLIDLWQAFYEGEAIPDIASLAGPIAVANA; from the coding sequence ATGAGCAAAGTGGCAGCGACGCAGACGGGCGTGCAGGGCGGCAAGGCCGCTTCCGCGCGCGCCTTTGTCACGCTTGTCACCAATGCGGATTACGCCATGGGGGCTGTGGCGCTGGCCCGATCGATCGGCCTGAGCGGAAGTGCTGCCGATATCGTGGTGCTGCACACCGGCGCTGTGGTCGGGGCCGATCTGGCGCCGCTCGCAGCGCTTGGCTGCCGGCTGGTCGAGGTCGATCATTTGCCGCTGTCGGACGCCTTCAACCAGCGCCATGCCCGCGGCAATCTGCATGCAGCAGCGCCCTTTGCAAAAGGCCGCAAGCCGGCCTTCCATTCGCCGCTCGACAATTTCTGCAAGCTGCGGCTCTGGCAACTCACCGAGTACGAGGCTTGCGTCTTTATTGATGCCGACGCGCTGGTGCTGCGCAACATCGACAGGCTGTTTGACTATCCGGAATTTTCCGCCGCCCCCAATGTCTATGAGAGCCTGGGCGATTTTCACCGGCTCAATTCCGGCGTCTTTGTCGCCCGTCCATCTGAGGCGACTTTCGCCGCCATGCTGGACATGCTTGACCAGCCGGAAGTTTTCTGGCGGCGCACCGACCAGACCTTTCTGGAGACGTTCTTTCCCGACTGGCACGGGCTGCCGGTGTTCATGAACATGCTGCAATATGTCTGGTTCAACCTGCCGGAGCTGTGGGACTGGAAGCAGATCGGCGTGCTGCATTACCAGTATGAAAAACCCTGGGAGGCGGGCCATCCGAGATCAGCAGAGCTCAAGCCGCTGATCGATCTCTGGCAGGCCTTTTATGAGGGCGAGGCGATCCCCGACATTGCTTCGCTTGCAGGCCCAATCGCGGTCGCGAACGCATGA
- the ybgC gene encoding tol-pal system-associated acyl-CoA thioesterase, with protein sequence MDESLSGHLADGGHRLTQRVYYEDTDFSGFVYHARYLHFFERGRTDYIRLLGVSQGALHAGAEPADAVAFVVRRMEIDFKAPARMDDVLTILTTPAEIRGARMQLQQIIKRGDDTLALAAVTVAVVNGHGRARRLPEALLARLSGDQVA encoded by the coding sequence ATGGATGAATCCCTGTCGGGACACCTGGCTGACGGCGGCCACCGGCTGACGCAGCGGGTCTATTACGAGGACACGGATTTTTCCGGTTTCGTCTATCACGCCCGCTACCTGCACTTCTTCGAACGCGGCAGAACCGATTACATCCGGCTGCTGGGTGTGTCGCAGGGTGCGCTGCATGCCGGCGCCGAGCCGGCGGACGCCGTGGCCTTTGTGGTGCGGCGCATGGAGATCGATTTCAAGGCACCGGCGCGGATGGATGATGTGCTGACCATTCTCACCACGCCGGCCGAGATCCGCGGCGCGCGGATGCAGTTGCAACAGATCATCAAGCGCGGCGATGACACCCTGGCGCTGGCGGCGGTCACTGTCGCGGTGGTCAATGGCCATGGCCGGGCGCGACGGTTGCCCGAGGCGCTGCTGGCGCGTTTGAGTGGCGACCAGGTCGCCTGA
- a CDS encoding NAD-dependent epimerase/dehydratase family protein, whose amino-acid sequence MKALISGGTGLVGRYIVEALLDANYEIVVGGRTPPAGGLFSKPVEFRPLSLDPDRSPGDMFADVDAFIHAAFDHLPGRYRGGEGDDPARFRRSNVEGTINLFEAAKRADVRRVVFLSSRAVYDGVPPGTRLTETLDLQPASLYGEIKLLGERALAGLNAPDFVTSGLRLTGVYGELRPNKWDTLFADFLAGREIPVRAGSEVHGHDVGQAVRLMLESELKKIGGQAFNVSDLVADTCDLLETLHQNNPGSPALPLAADKSGVAEMDTSKIRRLGWIPGGWPLLKKTTAVLSLTQ is encoded by the coding sequence ATGAAGGCACTGATTTCCGGCGGCACCGGCCTGGTCGGCCGCTACATTGTCGAAGCTTTGCTGGACGCAAACTATGAGATCGTGGTCGGCGGGCGGACCCCGCCGGCAGGCGGGCTGTTTTCGAAACCCGTCGAATTCCGCCCGCTCAGCCTCGATCCGGACCGGAGCCCCGGTGACATGTTCGCAGATGTGGATGCCTTCATCCATGCAGCCTTCGATCACCTGCCCGGACGCTATCGTGGTGGCGAAGGCGATGATCCGGCCCGTTTCCGGCGCAGCAACGTTGAGGGAACGATCAATCTGTTCGAAGCCGCGAAGCGCGCGGACGTCCGGCGTGTAGTGTTTTTGTCCAGCCGCGCGGTCTATGACGGTGTGCCCCCGGGCACCCGGCTGACGGAAACCCTCGATCTGCAGCCGGCCTCGCTATACGGCGAGATCAAGCTTCTGGGTGAACGGGCGCTTGCAGGGTTGAATGCGCCAGATTTTGTTACATCAGGTCTGCGTTTGACTGGAGTTTATGGCGAATTGCGCCCAAACAAGTGGGACACGTTGTTCGCCGATTTCCTTGCTGGCCGCGAGATACCGGTTCGCGCAGGTTCAGAAGTTCATGGCCACGATGTCGGCCAAGCCGTGCGGCTGATGCTGGAATCCGAGCTGAAAAAGATCGGTGGCCAGGCATTCAATGTCTCTGACCTTGTAGCTGACACGTGCGACCTGCTTGAAACGCTGCACCAGAACAATCCAGGCTCTCCAGCGCTCCCACTTGCGGCAGACAAGTCGGGTGTGGCCGAGATGGATACGAGCAAAATCAGACGGCTTGGCTGGATACCTGGAGGTTGGCCATTGCTGAAAAAAACCACAGCAGTGCTTAGCCTAACTCAATGA
- the ruvB gene encoding Holliday junction branch migration DNA helicase RuvB, producing MSESDRLIDAEKRGEDIDTTLRPQSLDEFTGQADARANLKVFIEAAKNRGEALDHVLFVGPPGLGKTTLAQIMAKELGVNFRSTSGPVIAKAGDLAALLTNLEDRDVLFIDEIHRLSPAVEEILYPAMEDFQLDLIIGEGPAARSVKIDLSRFTLVAATTRLGLLTNPLRDRFGIPVRLQFYTVAELELIVRRGARIMGLGMTDEGALEIARRSRGTPRIAGRLLRRVRDFAEVAKAEAVTRAIADEALTRLSVDSIGLDQLDRRYLDMIVRNFGGGPVGIETIAAGLSEPRDAIEDIIEPYLIQQGFLQRTPRGRVLTQRAWGHMGLNPPGDLAATQASLFEEE from the coding sequence GTGAGCGAATCCGACCGTTTGATCGATGCTGAAAAGCGTGGCGAGGACATCGACACGACGCTGCGGCCGCAGTCGCTGGACGAGTTCACCGGCCAGGCCGATGCGCGCGCCAATCTCAAGGTGTTCATCGAGGCGGCCAAGAACCGCGGCGAAGCGCTCGACCATGTGCTGTTTGTCGGCCCGCCCGGTCTCGGCAAGACCACGCTGGCGCAGATCATGGCCAAGGAGCTGGGGGTGAATTTTCGCTCCACCTCCGGTCCGGTGATCGCCAAGGCCGGCGATCTGGCGGCGCTTCTGACAAATCTTGAAGACCGCGATGTCTTGTTCATCGACGAGATCCACCGGCTCAGTCCGGCGGTCGAGGAAATCCTCTATCCAGCGATGGAGGATTTCCAGCTCGACCTGATCATCGGCGAAGGCCCGGCGGCGCGCTCGGTGAAAATCGACCTGTCGCGCTTTACCCTGGTGGCGGCCACCACCCGGCTGGGGCTGTTGACCAATCCGCTGCGCGACCGGTTCGGCATTCCGGTGCGGCTGCAGTTCTACACCGTTGCCGAGCTTGAGCTGATCGTGCGCCGTGGCGCCCGCATCATGGGGCTGGGCATGACTGACGAGGGCGCTCTGGAGATTGCCCGCCGGTCGCGGGGCACGCCGCGCATTGCCGGGCGGCTGCTCAGGCGCGTTAGGGATTTTGCCGAAGTGGCAAAGGCCGAGGCCGTCACCCGGGCCATCGCCGATGAAGCGCTGACCCGGCTTTCGGTCGACAGCATCGGGCTCGACCAGCTCGACCGGCGCTATCTCGACATGATCGTGCGCAATTTCGGCGGCGGCCCGGTGGGGATCGAAACCATTGCCGCCGGCCTGTCGGAGCCGCGCGATGCCATCGAGGACATCATCGAGCCCTATCTGATCCAGCAGGGGTTCCTGCAGCGCACGCCGCGCGGAAGGGTGCTGACCCAGCGCGCCTGGGGTCATATGGGGCTCAACCCGCCCGGGGATCTCGCCGCCACCCAGGCCAGCCTGTTTGAAGAGGAATGA
- a CDS encoding NAD-dependent epimerase/dehydratase family protein: protein MKIAIMGGDGFVGWPTALHLSNAGHEIHIIDNLSRRWIDTELGVQSLTPMDSIQERTRIWHAETGRKIHFHLIDLARDYDVLKNWLAEERPDAIVHFAEQRAAPYSMKSDRHKNYTVNNNVNATHNLLNAMVELGLDAHLVHLGTMGVYGYSTVGAAIPEGYLPVGIETMDGETVQQDILYPANPGSIYHMTKCLDQLIFQFYAKNDALRITDLHQGIVWGTHTDQTRRHDQLVNRFDYDGDYGTVLNRFLIQAAIGYPLTVHGTGGQTRAFIHIQDSVRCIEIALSNPPARGSKVEIFNQMTETHRVRDLARMISAMTGAEIAWLPNPRKEAAENDLVVHNEKFLELGLEPTTLKQGLLGEVVDVAKKFAYRVDRSRVPAVSAWTKDIATSINRDPEGKKLKSVS from the coding sequence ATGAAGATTGCAATCATGGGCGGCGACGGCTTTGTTGGCTGGCCAACGGCACTGCACCTGTCCAACGCCGGACATGAGATCCACATCATCGACAACCTGTCGCGCCGCTGGATCGACACCGAACTCGGGGTGCAGTCGCTCACCCCGATGGATTCGATCCAGGAACGCACCCGGATCTGGCATGCCGAGACCGGTCGCAAGATCCATTTCCATCTCATCGACCTGGCCCGCGACTATGATGTGCTGAAAAACTGGCTGGCCGAAGAGCGTCCCGACGCCATCGTGCATTTCGCCGAACAGCGCGCCGCCCCCTATTCGATGAAAAGCGACCGCCACAAGAATTACACCGTCAACAACAACGTCAATGCCACCCACAATCTGCTCAATGCCATGGTCGAACTGGGCCTCGACGCACATCTGGTGCATCTGGGCACCATGGGCGTCTATGGCTATTCCACCGTCGGTGCTGCCATCCCCGAGGGCTATCTGCCGGTCGGCATCGAGACCATGGATGGCGAGACGGTGCAGCAGGACATTTTGTATCCGGCCAATCCCGGCTCAATCTACCACATGACCAAATGCCTCGATCAGCTGATCTTCCAGTTCTACGCCAAGAACGACGCGCTCAGGATCACCGATCTGCACCAGGGCATTGTCTGGGGCACCCACACCGACCAGACCCGGCGGCATGACCAGCTGGTCAACCGGTTCGATTATGACGGCGACTATGGCACAGTGCTCAACCGTTTCCTGATCCAGGCGGCGATCGGCTATCCGCTCACCGTGCACGGCACCGGTGGCCAGACCCGCGCCTTCATCCACATCCAGGATTCGGTGCGCTGCATCGAGATCGCATTGAGCAATCCGCCGGCGCGCGGCTCCAAGGTCGAGATCTTCAACCAGATGACCGAGACCCACCGGGTGCGCGATCTGGCCAGGATGATTTCCGCCATGACCGGCGCCGAGATCGCCTGGCTGCCCAATCCGCGCAAGGAAGCGGCGGAAAACGATCTCGTCGTTCACAACGAGAAATTCCTCGAGCTGGGGCTTGAGCCGACGACGCTGAAGCAAGGGCTGCTGGGCGAAGTTGTCGATGTGGCCAAAAAGTTCGCCTATCGCGTCGACCGCTCGCGGGTTCCCGCCGTCTCGGCCTGGACCAAGGACATTGCCACGTCGATCAACCGCGATCCCGAAGGCAAGAAGCTCAAATCCGTCTCATGA
- a CDS encoding metallophosphoesterase produces the protein MLTRRTFLKTMLVGAVGLTGLAAYPFVEVLARPRVTRYSLKPPGWTDGLKLRICALADFHACEPWMNLSRIKSICEKANSLEADIILLLGDYAAGTRLVSDYVNSADWSRALASLQAPLGVHAILGNHDYWEDLAFQKDQRSENIAASALRKAGIATYINDSVRLEKDGRPFWIAGLGDQLALLPGSGSGRSSVVGIDDLRGTLSQVTDEAPVLLMAHEPDIFPSVPDRVSLTLCGHTHGGQVNIFGWRPAAASAGSRRYPLGHYREENRDMIVSKGLGCSILPVRIGAWPEILLIELG, from the coding sequence ATGCTCACGCGCCGGACCTTTCTCAAGACAATGCTTGTCGGAGCTGTGGGCCTGACCGGTCTCGCTGCCTATCCATTTGTCGAAGTGCTCGCCAGACCTCGCGTGACGCGCTACTCGCTCAAGCCGCCCGGCTGGACAGACGGATTGAAGCTTCGGATCTGCGCGCTTGCCGACTTTCACGCCTGCGAGCCGTGGATGAACCTGTCACGCATCAAGTCGATTTGTGAGAAGGCAAATTCGCTTGAGGCAGACATTATTCTCCTGCTGGGGGACTATGCTGCGGGAACGCGGCTGGTGAGTGATTACGTTAATTCCGCGGACTGGTCTCGCGCACTGGCGTCTCTTCAGGCACCCCTCGGTGTCCACGCCATTCTTGGCAATCACGACTATTGGGAAGACCTCGCTTTCCAGAAAGATCAGCGGTCGGAAAACATCGCGGCCAGTGCGCTACGAAAAGCGGGAATTGCGACTTATATCAACGATTCAGTTCGGTTGGAGAAGGATGGGCGCCCTTTCTGGATTGCGGGACTTGGCGATCAATTGGCGCTCCTGCCGGGATCAGGCTCTGGACGATCGTCTGTCGTCGGGATCGATGATCTCCGCGGGACGCTGTCGCAGGTAACTGACGAAGCTCCTGTTCTCCTTATGGCGCATGAACCGGATATTTTTCCCAGTGTACCGGACAGGGTAAGCCTTACGCTGTGCGGTCACACTCATGGCGGTCAGGTCAACATATTCGGTTGGCGACCGGCGGCGGCGTCCGCAGGGTCGCGGCGGTATCCACTCGGTCACTACCGTGAGGAAAATCGCGACATGATCGTGTCCAAGGGCTTGGGCTGTTCGATACTTCCGGTACGGATCGGCGCTTGGCCGGAAATCTTGCTCATTGAGTTAGGCTAA
- the tolQ gene encoding protein TolQ: MEQVGLAATSEVTLWSLFMQAGFVVKFVMLGLIGASIWTWAIVADKWISFGKFRRQLDQFEQVFWSGQSLEELYRTLSDRKSVGMSAIFVSAMREWKKSFERGAKSPIGLQMRIDKAMDVTLAREADALESKLGSLATIGSAAPFIGLFGTVVGIMTSFQAIAGSKSTNLAVVAPGIAEALLATAIGLLAAIPAVIAYNKFSSDAAKLSARMEGFTDEFSGILSRQIDERQNARQAAE, encoded by the coding sequence ATGGAACAAGTAGGACTTGCGGCAACCAGCGAAGTGACGCTCTGGTCGCTCTTCATGCAGGCCGGGTTCGTGGTCAAGTTCGTGATGCTCGGCCTGATCGGCGCATCGATATGGACCTGGGCCATTGTCGCCGACAAGTGGATCTCGTTCGGCAAATTCCGCCGCCAGCTTGACCAGTTCGAACAGGTGTTCTGGTCGGGACAGTCACTGGAAGAGCTGTACCGGACGCTGTCGGACCGCAAGTCCGTCGGCATGAGCGCCATTTTCGTCTCGGCTATGCGCGAGTGGAAGAAATCCTTCGAGCGCGGCGCCAAATCGCCGATCGGTCTGCAGATGCGCATCGACAAGGCCATGGATGTGACCTTGGCGCGCGAAGCCGATGCGCTTGAATCCAAGCTCGGCTCGCTGGCGACCATCGGCTCGGCGGCACCGTTCATCGGACTTTTCGGCACCGTGGTCGGCATCATGACCTCGTTCCAGGCCATTGCCGGCTCGAAATCGACCAATCTCGCCGTGGTCGCGCCCGGCATCGCCGAGGCCCTGCTGGCGACCGCCATCGGTCTGCTGGCGGCCATTCCGGCGGTGATCGCCTACAACAAGTTTTCCTCCGATGCGGCCAAGCTGTCGGCCCGCATGGAAGGCTTCACCGACGAGTTCTCCGGCATCCTCTCCCGCCAGATCGACGAGCGCCAGAACGCCCGTCAGGCCGCGGAATAG